The nucleotide window TATTCTGATTCAGACTGCACCCACTCCAGTTTGGAGGTATAGCCCGTTTCATACTGCCGCTGGGCCAGCTTCAGCGAATCCGTTCGTGATGCGAGGGTGGCCTGGGTCACCCGCAGCTGCTCATCCAGCGAAACCAGCGTCATATAACCGGAGGCCACCGAGCTGGCAACGGTCAGTTCAGCAGCAGAGGCGGCGGCCTGTTGGGCGGCGAGCGTGGCTTTTGCTGCATCGATACTGCTGCTGCGCGCTCCCCACAGGTCGACATCATAATTGGCCTGGAGCAATCCCTGAAACACGGCGCCTTCATAAGGCTGGCCCGTTGCTGAAGAGAGTGACCGGGCATGAGAGGCGGAGACGCCTGCATCCAGCGTCGGGAAATTATCTCCCAGCGCGCCGCGCAGCTCGGCCCGATACTGGTCGACTCGCGAACGAGCAGTCAGGATATCGAGGTTATTCCGCAGCGCCTGCTCAACCAGCCGGTTAAGATCGCTGTCACCAAATGCCTGCCACCAGTTGGCCTCCACAGCTGAAGCCGGCCCCACCTGGTTGCGCCACTGTTGCGGGATGGGCAGTGAACCGGGGGCTTTCTCTACTTCTGTGGCGCAGCCGGAAAGCGTGGCGGTGAGTAAAGCCGCCAGCAAGGAAACAGACCAGCGCATTACTTCTCCTCCCCTTTCTGAACGGCATCGGAAGTATCAATATTGACCTCTACGGACATGCCCGGCCGCAGATGCGCGACGTTATCACTGGTGATTTTGATGCGAACAGGAATGCGCTGGGCAATCTTCACGAAGTTGCCGGTGGCGTTGTCTGGCGAAATAGCGCTGAACTCGGAACCGGCAGCCGGAGAGATATATTCGACCTCTCCCGTAAAGCGTTCTTCATTCAGGGCATCAACCGTAAAGCTTACCGGCAGCCCTGGCTTCACCCGCGCCATCTGCGTCTCTTTCATGTTGGCAACCACCCACATCTGTGCCGGTACAAGGGAAGTCAGGCGGGTGCCGGCCGTGACGTAAGCTCCCTGACGAACCGAAATCTGACCGAGCTGGCCGTCGCGCGGCGCGATAATTCGGGTGTTATCCAGATCGATCTGCGCCAGTTCCAGTGCAGCCTGTGCGCTCTCCACATCGGCTTCAAGCGAGGCGCGATTAACCAGTACGGTTTGCAAATCCTGGCGGGAGACCTCCAGCGTCGCCTTCATCTGCTGAACATCGGCCACCGTCTGGCTGTTGCTGGCGCGTGAGGCATCTCTTTCACGAATCGACAGGGAGCCGTCGGAGACCAGATTCTCTACGCGCTTCAGATCGAGCGCGCTTTTTACCGCCTGTGCTCTGGCATTCTCCAGCGCGGCCTGATTACGCTCAATGACTGCCTGAGCGCTGCGCCGCTGCTGAATATTATTGGCCAGCGCGGCTTTCTTTATCGCCAGTTGCGCCTGCGCCTGATGCACCTTCTGCTTATAGATACGGTCATCAATGGTCATCAGCAGTTCACCCTGTTTAACAGGCTGATAGTCCAGCACCTCTACCGAGGTCAGATAACCATTCACCTGCGGACTGATAAATGTCACCTGGCCGCGTACGTAAGCATTCTCGGTTGACTGGATCTGACTGGTAAAAGGGGGAAGCTGCCAGGCGTAAAGGATCACCAATACCCCCACTACTGCGATGCTCGCGCCAAAAGCGACAGATAAAATACGCAGTTTATTGTTTCGTTCCTGTTCAGAGCGCTGGCTCTCTTCCTGCTGACTCATTAATGCCCCGTGCTGATCGAAGTGGTTGGTTGTTGCATGGCCCGCTGCTCGGCTTCCGCCTCACGCTTAGCCTGAAGCCAGTTAAGATATCGCTGACGTGAAAGACGCCACAGCACCCAAATCAGGGTGATAAAGGCCATGCCGGCGGTCAGTAAATAGGTGTCGTTATAGGCGAGGACGTTAGCCTGCAGCGTGGCAACCGTTTGTAGCTGCGCCGTCCCCTGCGCGCCGCGAAGAACGCTGTCGCCGATAAAACTGTTGAACAGGCTGGTGTACTGGCTGAGCCTGTCGGTGACGTTAGGATTGAGCAAGGAGAGCTGATCCGCTATCAGGCTGGAGTGATATTTTTCGCGCCAGGTCTGGAATGTGCCCAGCAGAGCCGAGCCCATCAACCCACCGATATTTTGACTCATGCCGAACAGCACCACCAGGCTTACCAGATTTTTGGGTTGGGTCACTACGCTGCCAATATTCAGCAATAGAGCGGGAGCAATAAAGAAGGTGCTGCTGAAACCTAACAGGAACTGGCTGAAATACATGTTATTGGCTCGTGTTAGCGGGCTGGAGTGCGCATCCATTAATGAAGCCACCATGATCAGCAACAGCGACATCACAATCGGCCAACTCAGATGTTTTACGTTGATAGTCAGTGCGCTGACCACAATACCGGAGAGCACTCCGGCAAGAATGGCCAGCGCCAGATAGTTCATCTGATCGTTGAGCAACCCCACCTGCTGCAGGTAGCCAATCGCTCCGGTGTTCTGTTCCGCCAGCGTCACGCGCAGCATAATCATGACGATGCCTAAACGGAAAATTGCCCCGGTACCCAACCAGCGGGTGTTTATCAGCGGATTACTCCGGTTATGTTCCAGCACCACGGCGGCGATCACCAGCACCAGCCCTGATGCCAGGCAAACGCCAAGCCATGGCGTGCTGGTCCACCATTCAATACGTCCTAGCGACAGCACGGCACAGAAGAGTGCCATACCCGGCGCCATTAAAAAGAAGGTGAGGAAATCCTTCTTTTCGAAAACTTTAATCCTGTCGCCCGGCGGCAGTTTCAGGATCAGCACCGCCCCAAGGCAGACCATCGCCAGTCCCAGCTCAAACAGATAGAGACCACGCCACTCATCAAGCTGTAACAGCTCGGAAGAGAACAGCCGTGCAAGCGGAATGGCTAATTGTGACGCGCCTAATCCAATCGTCAGCGCCTTCAACCGGTGCTTTGCCGGCCACGCCTGTACCTGATAGTAAATGCCCAGGGAACTGAGCGCTGCCCCCACCATGCCATGGGCAGCACGCACGATGATTGCGGAACTGAGATCGTTGACCAGCAGGTGAAAGAACGAAACCAGGGCGTACAAGACCAGAAACGCTTCGGTAAACGCACGCAGGCCAAACTGCTGGCGAAACTTCACCAACAGCAGATTAATAGAAATATTCCCCATCACGTAAACCGCAGGCAGCCAGGCAATTTCATTGCTGTAAGCGCCGAACACGCCCTGAAGGTTAGTGAGATTCGCCGTGACCAGCGCATTACTCAGCGCCCCGGTGATGGAAATCAGCAAGCCGATAAGGCCAAACGCAATGCGTTTAGGGGTGGGATGCAGCGGCGTGGAGGGCGAGCCGGGAAGCATCGGCTTTTCGCCTGGCCCCCATTCTCGCGGGGCGAACGGGTCGGGTCTGTTACTGCCCATGCTATTTCGCCTCGGTGGCTTTCAGCAGTTGCTGAAGCACCCGCTGGGTAACAGCCAGCTCATCGCGGTTGATCCCTGACAGCAGTTCGTTTCTTAACCTGTCAGCCTCAATTTTGAGTTTCTGATAGAGCGCCTCGCCCTGCGGCGTAACGTGCAGAAGACGCTTACGCCGATCCTCCTCCGGCTGAATACGCTCCACCAGCTGCTGCTTTACCAGACGATCTATCAACGGAACCACGCTGGCATCTTCAAGCCCAAGCGCCTGAGCCAGCTCTTTCTGGCTGATTGGCGCCTCCTGAATGGCAATGGTCGCCACCGCCATCCAGCTGCTCATGCTCAGTCCGTTGTCTTTCATGCGGCGATCGACAGCCTGACGCCAGGCGTGGGCCGTTAAATGGAGTAAACGCGAAAAATTGAGTTCCTGAGCATTCAAAATATAGAGGCCTGATAATTAGAGGTCTAACTAAATTAATGGGGTAATTATAATCAAGGATAATAGACGGCAGGAAGAGAGAGGGAGACAAAAAAGTAAAAATTCTGCTGGTTTTACCCTGAAATTGCGTAGCCGTTTCCGGAAGAATTTTCTCAGGATTGCGGGATCTTCAGCGTCGGCTGTATCCTGAGAGCAGAGCTTGCCTGAAGGATCTGCGGATGAATAAACCTGACTGGGTAGAGATGTCAAAAGATGAAGAGATGCCGGTGGAGGCGATTCGCGCCCATTTTACCGGACACGCCTACGATCCGCACTGGCATGACAGCTGGCTGGTGGGCGTCACTGAGCAGGGGGTGCAGCAGTTTCATTCCCGTAAGAAGAAGCATCAGAGTTATCCCGGCACGGTGTTTCTGCTGGAACCAGGGGAACTGCATGACGGCGATGCCGTTGACGAAAACGGTTTTACTTACCGGATGCTCTATATTGACGCCGCGTTTATGCAGCAGCAGTTGAGCACGGTATTCAGTACCGTTCCCGACAGCTTTGAGCTGAATTTTGCCCGCACGCTTTCCGGTGACCGCAGGCTGGCGCACGCCACCTTTCATGCCTTTCAGAGCCTGCACGACCGCGAGCTGAAAATCGTGAAAGAGACGGCCATGCAGCAGCTGTTTGCGGCGCTGACGCAGCATCAACACTGGCGGAAAGCGATTGTCGTGCCGCAGCACGAAAAAACGCTCGCCCTGAAAACAAGAGAGTATCTGCACGACCATTTGCATGAAAATATTGGGCTGAGTGATATTGCGAACGCGCTTGGCGTGGATCGTTTTCGCCTCTCCCGGGAATTTCAGGCCAGGTTTGGTCTGCCGCCTCACGCCTGGCTCGTTCAACTACGGCTGACCCACGCCCGCAGATTGTTATCGCAAGGCAAAGATCCTGCTGACGTTGCCGCACAGCTGGGTTTCGCCGATCAAAGCCATCTGGGGCGCTGGTTCCGCCGCGCTTATCAACTGACCCCTGCCTGGTATCAACGCTGCTGCACAAATCTTCCAGACTGAACCGCCCTCTTCTCTTACCCTGCTGGTTTTCAGCCGTAAGGAGAAGTGCCAGATGAACGATCTGCGTTGCGTTGTGATTTTGAATAGTGGGCTGCCGGTGGGAAAAGCGGTAAATGCAGCCGCCGTGATCTCATTAACATTAGGCCAGCGACACCCCGGATTTGTCGGTCCGCAGCTGGTAGATGGTAGCGGTCAATCGCACCCCGGTCTGATCCCGGTAGGCATCCCGATCCTGGCTGCCAGTAATGAACAGCTGGCGATGCTGGTTAACGAATGTAGAGAACGCGCTTTTGATGCCATCCTTTTTCCCGTAGAAGGACAAATGACCGTGGATTATGCCGCATTTTCTGAAGCCGTCCGGCAGATCCCCACCTCGGACCTGCAGCATCTTGGTTTGGGGATCGTGGGTGAGAAAAAAGCGCTGCGCAAACTCACCGCAAAACTAAAATTGTTTGGTTAAATAACCGCCTCTGAGCGGTTTCACCGATCAGGCGTCCGGAAGCGATCTGGCTTTAACGTCACGAGAGCGATTTGGCTGTTTACATTAAGAGCAGATAACCTTACTTTAAGTATGGATAACCGTTCAGCTCTTTACGGGTAAACCAGGCAGGAACGCCTGGCGGGCGGTTAACTTCTTTTCAGCAAAAGAGGTCAGAAACCAAAAGGATTAGGTTATGTACTACCGAAAGGAAATCATAAGTTATTTACAGTCGAATAAAGTCCTCGCATTGAAACTCGACCACGCATTAACGGGCGTCGGAGAGTTGGTATCACACCAACTGGCTATGATACAAGCAGGCGCAACGCGCGCACTGTATTACACATCCTGCTTTACCGATGAATATCAGGATGTTTGCCAGAAGCAAAAAATTGAGGATATACGATTCAAAAATGGCGTTATTCATCTTCTGCGCAATGGCAATATCGTATATGACATGCTCAAAATTTATTTCGAAGAGTTATTTAATTATAAAACCTCAGATCAAATAGAGCACATCAAACAAATGCTCATGGCTGTAAATATCCATATTGCCGCCAGCTCACTTACAAACGCTGGATTTGCTTTAGCAACAGCATCATTTGTTGCGGCTGGCATGAATCTGAGCCTT belongs to Erwinia pyri and includes:
- a CDS encoding DUF2000 domain-containing protein; translated protein: MNDLRCVVILNSGLPVGKAVNAAAVISLTLGQRHPGFVGPQLVDGSGQSHPGLIPVGIPILAASNEQLAMLVNECRERAFDAILFPVEGQMTVDYAAFSEAVRQIPTSDLQHLGLGIVGEKKALRKLTAKLKLFG
- a CDS encoding HlyD family secretion protein, encoding MSQQEESQRSEQERNNKLRILSVAFGASIAVVGVLVILYAWQLPPFTSQIQSTENAYVRGQVTFISPQVNGYLTSVEVLDYQPVKQGELLMTIDDRIYKQKVHQAQAQLAIKKAALANNIQQRRSAQAVIERNQAALENARAQAVKSALDLKRVENLVSDGSLSIRERDASRASNSQTVADVQQMKATLEVSRQDLQTVLVNRASLEADVESAQAALELAQIDLDNTRIIAPRDGQLGQISVRQGAYVTAGTRLTSLVPAQMWVVANMKETQMARVKPGLPVSFTVDALNEERFTGEVEYISPAAGSEFSAISPDNATGNFVKIAQRIPVRIKITSDNVAHLRPGMSVEVNIDTSDAVQKGEEK
- a CDS encoding MFS transporter, coding for MGSNRPDPFAPREWGPGEKPMLPGSPSTPLHPTPKRIAFGLIGLLISITGALSNALVTANLTNLQGVFGAYSNEIAWLPAVYVMGNISINLLLVKFRQQFGLRAFTEAFLVLYALVSFFHLLVNDLSSAIIVRAAHGMVGAALSSLGIYYQVQAWPAKHRLKALTIGLGASQLAIPLARLFSSELLQLDEWRGLYLFELGLAMVCLGAVLILKLPPGDRIKVFEKKDFLTFFLMAPGMALFCAVLSLGRIEWWTSTPWLGVCLASGLVLVIAAVVLEHNRSNPLINTRWLGTGAIFRLGIVMIMLRVTLAEQNTGAIGYLQQVGLLNDQMNYLALAILAGVLSGIVVSALTINVKHLSWPIVMSLLLIMVASLMDAHSSPLTRANNMYFSQFLLGFSSTFFIAPALLLNIGSVVTQPKNLVSLVVLFGMSQNIGGLMGSALLGTFQTWREKYHSSLIADQLSLLNPNVTDRLSQYTSLFNSFIGDSVLRGAQGTAQLQTVATLQANVLAYNDTYLLTAGMAFITLIWVLWRLSRQRYLNWLQAKREAEAEQRAMQQPTTSISTGH
- a CDS encoding AraC family transcriptional regulator, yielding MNKPDWVEMSKDEEMPVEAIRAHFTGHAYDPHWHDSWLVGVTEQGVQQFHSRKKKHQSYPGTVFLLEPGELHDGDAVDENGFTYRMLYIDAAFMQQQLSTVFSTVPDSFELNFARTLSGDRRLAHATFHAFQSLHDRELKIVKETAMQQLFAALTQHQHWRKAIVVPQHEKTLALKTREYLHDHLHENIGLSDIANALGVDRFRLSREFQARFGLPPHAWLVQLRLTHARRLLSQGKDPADVAAQLGFADQSHLGRWFRRAYQLTPAWYQRCCTNLPD
- a CDS encoding MarR family winged helix-turn-helix transcriptional regulator; its protein translation is MNAQELNFSRLLHLTAHAWRQAVDRRMKDNGLSMSSWMAVATIAIQEAPISQKELAQALGLEDASVVPLIDRLVKQQLVERIQPEEDRRKRLLHVTPQGEALYQKLKIEADRLRNELLSGINRDELAVTQRVLQQLLKATEAK